In a genomic window of Oncorhynchus keta strain PuntledgeMale-10-30-2019 chromosome 28, Oket_V2, whole genome shotgun sequence:
- the sike1 gene encoding suppressor of IKBKE 1, protein MACTLEKVLGDARTLLERLKEHDTAAEGLIEQSGALSQKVQGMREVGNALPDKYMEESSEIQELSKYKPHVLLTQENTQIKELQQENRELWLSLEEHQYALELIMGRYRKQMLQLMMEKKELDTKPVLSLHEDHAKEVQSQLERICEMGQVMRRAVQVDDQHYCSVRERLAQLEIENKELRDLLTISKSSVRPQKEDSSQSATEEEVEPGTNQ, encoded by the exons ATGGCGTGCACTTTGGAAAAGGTTCTTGGCGATGCTCGCACGCTGCTTGAGAGGCTCAAAGAGCACGACACGGCGGCAGAAGGACTGATCGAGCAGTCTGGAGCGCTCAGCCAGAAGGTTCAGGGCATGAGAGAGGTGGGGAATGCCCTTCCAGACAAG TACATGGAGGAAAGTTCTGAGATACAGGAGTTGTCAAAGTACAAGCCTCACGTCCTGTTAACGCAAGAGAATACCCAAATAAAGGAACTACAGCAAGAAAACCGAG AACTGTGGCTGTCTTTGGAGGAGCACCAGTATGCGCTAGAATTGATCATGGGTAGATACCGCAAGCAAATGCTACAGCTTATGATGGAAAAGAAGGAGCTGGACACAAAGCCTGTTCTTAGCCTTCATGAGGACCATGCCAAG GAAGTGCAAAGCCAACTGGAGCGGATATGCGAGATGGGTCAGGTGATGAGAAGAGCTGTTCAGGTGGATGACCAGCACTACTGCTCTGTGCGAGAGAGGCTTGCCCAACTAGAG ATTGAAAACAAGGAGCTGCGAGATCTACTGACCATTAGTAAGAGTTCTGTGAGGCCACAGAAGGAAGACTCCAGCCAGTCAGCGACAGAGGAAGAAGTCGAACCGGGGACCAATCAGTGA